A part of Cannabis sativa cultivar Pink pepper isolate KNU-18-1 chromosome 6, ASM2916894v1, whole genome shotgun sequence genomic DNA contains:
- the LOC133039017 gene encoding ferredoxin--NADP reductase, root isozyme 1, chloroplastic-like isoform X3, producing MACDLYQEPRRIIRWSESDPTNSSTDNIGKNDDNPYHKATIVSVEKISDHSSKDDTYHIVFDHNGQFTNRYLEGQYFGVMPSAKNVSKQGDAKKLRYYFGACSRYGENFDNTTTSLCVRLVPNRTSEFLCKLNPGDEIQVTGPTGHAMLLGDRNPYTTHIFTTFETGIAPFRAHVGRLFNKNNHEQKYYGKVLLFHIVSSNGSILYKEEFEQYQKDYPSNFHYIVIKKNIHHFRMINRVKCLFRDPEIFGDHSRDVFNLLHNKRNAYIYLAGPREMAIPIENTLKNVAKKEGDDWRKTLERLKHNEQWRVQVF from the exons ATGGCGTGTGATCTTTACCag GAACCAAGAAGAATAATTAGGTGGAGTGAAAGTGATCCCACAAATTCATCCACAGATAATATTGGTAAAAATGATGATAATCCTTATCATAAAGCCACCATTGTTTCAGTTGAGAAGATTTCTGATCATTCATCAAAAGATGACACTTATCATATTGTATTTGATCATAATGGCCAATTTACCAATCGATACTTGGAAGGACAATATTTTGGTGTCATGCCCTCA GCCAAAAATGTTTCTAAACAAGGCGACGCCAAAAAGCTTCGTTACTATTTTGGCGCGTGTTCTAGGTATGGAGAAAATTTCGACAACACAACAACTAGCTTATGTGTGCGTCTAGTCCCTAATAGAACTAGCGAGTTTCTATGCAAATTAAACCCCGGAGATGAAATTCAAGTTACAG GTCCTACTGGTCATGCAATGCTTTTGGGAGATCGAAACCCTTACACTACACACATATTTACGACGTTTGAAACTGGCATTGCTCCATTTAGAGCTCATGTCGGTCGtcttttcaataaaaataatcatGAACAAAAATATTACGGGAAGGTTTTGTTATTTCATATAGTGTCTAGTAATGGTAGTATTTTATACAAAGAGGAATTTGAGCAATATCAAAAGGACTACCCTAGCAACTTTCACTacatagtaataaaaaaaaatatacatcatTTTAGGATGATCAACAgagttaaatgtttatttagaGATCCCGAAATTTTTGGAGATCACTCTAGAGATGTGTTTAATTTGTTGCATAATAAAAGAAATGCATACATATACCTAGCTGGGCCGAGAGAAATGGCAATTCCAATCGAAAATACTTTAAAGAATGTTGCGAAGAAAGAAGGAGACGATTGGAGAAAAACATTAGAAAGATTGAAACATAATGAGCAATGGCGTGTTCAAGTCTTCTAA
- the LOC133039017 gene encoding ferredoxin--NADP reductase, root isozyme 1, chloroplastic-like isoform X1 — translation MALILSRALCGLKLPQMYGHATFCMERVLTPNNNTFLINNSKLLNWSKQISIMACDLYQEPRRIIRWSESDPTNSSTDNIGKNDDNPYHKATIVSVEKISDHSSKDDTYHIVFDHNGQFTNRYLEGQYFGVMPSAKNVSKQGDAKKLRYYFGACSRYGENFDNTTTSLCVRLVPNRTSEFLCKLNPGDEIQVTGPTGHAMLLGDRNPYTTHIFTTFETGIAPFRAHVGRLFNKNNHEQKYYGKVLLFHIVSSNGSILYKEEFEQYQKDYPSNFHYIVIKKNIHHFRMINRVKCLFRDPEIFGDHSRDVFNLLHNKRNAYIYLAGPREMAIPIENTLKNVAKKEGDDWRKTLERLKHNEQWRVQVF, via the exons GCCTTGTGTGGATTGAAATTACCACAGATGTACGGACATGCAACATTTTGCATGGAAAGAGTCCTCACTCCTAACAATAACACTTTCCTCATAAAT AATAGTAAGCTGCTAAACTGGTCTAAGCAAATATCCATAATGGCGTGTGATCTTTACCag GAACCAAGAAGAATAATTAGGTGGAGTGAAAGTGATCCCACAAATTCATCCACAGATAATATTGGTAAAAATGATGATAATCCTTATCATAAAGCCACCATTGTTTCAGTTGAGAAGATTTCTGATCATTCATCAAAAGATGACACTTATCATATTGTATTTGATCATAATGGCCAATTTACCAATCGATACTTGGAAGGACAATATTTTGGTGTCATGCCCTCA GCCAAAAATGTTTCTAAACAAGGCGACGCCAAAAAGCTTCGTTACTATTTTGGCGCGTGTTCTAGGTATGGAGAAAATTTCGACAACACAACAACTAGCTTATGTGTGCGTCTAGTCCCTAATAGAACTAGCGAGTTTCTATGCAAATTAAACCCCGGAGATGAAATTCAAGTTACAG GTCCTACTGGTCATGCAATGCTTTTGGGAGATCGAAACCCTTACACTACACACATATTTACGACGTTTGAAACTGGCATTGCTCCATTTAGAGCTCATGTCGGTCGtcttttcaataaaaataatcatGAACAAAAATATTACGGGAAGGTTTTGTTATTTCATATAGTGTCTAGTAATGGTAGTATTTTATACAAAGAGGAATTTGAGCAATATCAAAAGGACTACCCTAGCAACTTTCACTacatagtaataaaaaaaaatatacatcatTTTAGGATGATCAACAgagttaaatgtttatttagaGATCCCGAAATTTTTGGAGATCACTCTAGAGATGTGTTTAATTTGTTGCATAATAAAAGAAATGCATACATATACCTAGCTGGGCCGAGAGAAATGGCAATTCCAATCGAAAATACTTTAAAGAATGTTGCGAAGAAAGAAGGAGACGATTGGAGAAAAACATTAGAAAGATTGAAACATAATGAGCAATGGCGTGTTCAAGTCTTCTAA
- the LOC133039017 gene encoding ferredoxin--NADP reductase, root isozyme 1, chloroplastic-like isoform X2, whose translation MALILSRNSKLLNWSKQISIMACDLYQEPRRIIRWSESDPTNSSTDNIGKNDDNPYHKATIVSVEKISDHSSKDDTYHIVFDHNGQFTNRYLEGQYFGVMPSAKNVSKQGDAKKLRYYFGACSRYGENFDNTTTSLCVRLVPNRTSEFLCKLNPGDEIQVTGPTGHAMLLGDRNPYTTHIFTTFETGIAPFRAHVGRLFNKNNHEQKYYGKVLLFHIVSSNGSILYKEEFEQYQKDYPSNFHYIVIKKNIHHFRMINRVKCLFRDPEIFGDHSRDVFNLLHNKRNAYIYLAGPREMAIPIENTLKNVAKKEGDDWRKTLERLKHNEQWRVQVF comes from the exons AATAGTAAGCTGCTAAACTGGTCTAAGCAAATATCCATAATGGCGTGTGATCTTTACCag GAACCAAGAAGAATAATTAGGTGGAGTGAAAGTGATCCCACAAATTCATCCACAGATAATATTGGTAAAAATGATGATAATCCTTATCATAAAGCCACCATTGTTTCAGTTGAGAAGATTTCTGATCATTCATCAAAAGATGACACTTATCATATTGTATTTGATCATAATGGCCAATTTACCAATCGATACTTGGAAGGACAATATTTTGGTGTCATGCCCTCA GCCAAAAATGTTTCTAAACAAGGCGACGCCAAAAAGCTTCGTTACTATTTTGGCGCGTGTTCTAGGTATGGAGAAAATTTCGACAACACAACAACTAGCTTATGTGTGCGTCTAGTCCCTAATAGAACTAGCGAGTTTCTATGCAAATTAAACCCCGGAGATGAAATTCAAGTTACAG GTCCTACTGGTCATGCAATGCTTTTGGGAGATCGAAACCCTTACACTACACACATATTTACGACGTTTGAAACTGGCATTGCTCCATTTAGAGCTCATGTCGGTCGtcttttcaataaaaataatcatGAACAAAAATATTACGGGAAGGTTTTGTTATTTCATATAGTGTCTAGTAATGGTAGTATTTTATACAAAGAGGAATTTGAGCAATATCAAAAGGACTACCCTAGCAACTTTCACTacatagtaataaaaaaaaatatacatcatTTTAGGATGATCAACAgagttaaatgtttatttagaGATCCCGAAATTTTTGGAGATCACTCTAGAGATGTGTTTAATTTGTTGCATAATAAAAGAAATGCATACATATACCTAGCTGGGCCGAGAGAAATGGCAATTCCAATCGAAAATACTTTAAAGAATGTTGCGAAGAAAGAAGGAGACGATTGGAGAAAAACATTAGAAAGATTGAAACATAATGAGCAATGGCGTGTTCAAGTCTTCTAA